A genomic window from Labrus bergylta chromosome 7, fLabBer1.1, whole genome shotgun sequence includes:
- the LOC109986004 gene encoding plasma membrane calcium-transporting ATPase 1 isoform X2, whose amino-acid sequence MASNSVRGSRHGRRAEANHEAEFSCSLQDLRALMELRGPESVTKIQECYGDVNGLCARLRTSPVDGLDGSSEDIDRRKQEFGQNLIPPKKPKTFVQLVWEALQDVTLIILEVAAIISLGLSFYKPPDAERQNCGSAAGGVEEDGEAEAGWIEGAAILLSVVCVVLVTAFNDWSKEKQFRGLQSRIEQEQKFTVVRGGQMVQIKVSEIVVGDIAQVKYGDLLPADGILIQGNDLKIDESSLTGESDHVKKTLDKDPMLLSGTHVMEGSGKILVCAVGINSQTGIIFSLLGASEEDGEEKAEKEKKKEKLKEELKKKKIKDKKSKKDDKSKKGTDKDGVEMQPLKEDGELDKKKKNLPKKEKSVLQGKLTKLAVQIGEAGLFMSALTVLILITRFLIDTFWVQGVPWSKECMPIYMQFFVKFFIIGVTVLVVAVPEGLPLAVTISLAYSVKKMMKDNNLVRHLDACETMGNATAICSDKTGTLTMNRMTVVQTYIAGRYYKKVPEPGLIPARILDLLIQGIGVNCAYTTKIMPPEKEGGLPRQIGNKTECALLGFSLDLRRDYQTVRNEIPEEKLFKVYTFNSVRKSMSTVLKNYDGSYRMYSKGASEILLRKCCKILVSSGDAKSFKPRDRDDLVKKVIEPMASEGLRTICLAYRDFPASEGEPDWEDEAHILSGLTCISVVGIEDPVRPEVPEAIRKCQRAGITVRMVTGDNINTARAIASKCGILQPGDDFLCIEGKEFNRRIRNPMGEIEQERIDKIWPKLRVLARSSPTDKHTLVKGIIDSTVLEKRQVVAVTGDGTNDGPALKKADVGFAMGIAGTDVAKEASDIILTDDNFSSIVKAVMWGRNVYDSISKFLQFQLTVNVVAVIVAFTGACITQDSPLKAVQMLWVNLIMDTFASLALATEPPTEALLLRDPYGRKKPLISRTMMKNILGHGVYQLTVIFTLLFAGEKIFDIDSGRNAPLHAPPSEHYTIVFNTFVLMQIFNELNARKIHGERNVFEGVFNNPIFCSIVLGTFVIQFVIVQFGGKPFSCVRLNIEQWLWCTFLGLGSLLWGQLVSSIPTKWLKFLKTAGHGTQQEEIPEEELEEMKDHEEIDHAEMEMRRSHVLWCRGLNRIQKQIRVVNAFRDSVSPYEGLETPESRSSIHNFMTAPEFRIEDSEPQIPMIDEVDGEDEAPTKRNSTGAIPPPLTILSNLQPLSTNQNNNATERIVPLHKDASRPGLNQPNSATLPPCPGSPLHSLETSL is encoded by the exons ATGGCCAGCAACTCAGTTCGGGGGTCCAGACATGGCCGACGCGCCGAGGCCAACCATGAGGCGGAGTTCAGCTGCTCACTACAGGATCTGCGCGCTCTCATGGAGCTCAGAGGACCAGAATCTGTGACCAAGATTCAGGAGTGTTATGGAGATGTTAATGGACTGTGTGCCAGACTGAGGACATCGCCTGTTGATG GTTTAGACGGAAGTTCAGAGGACATCGACCGAAGAAAACAGGAGTTTGGACAGAACCTCATCCCTCCTAAAAAGCCAAAAACCTTTGTGCAGTTAGTCTGGGAAGCCCTGCAGGATGTGACTTTGATAATCCTGGAGGTGGCAGCCATTATTTCACTAGGCCTTTCTTTCTACAAACCACCAGATGCTGAGAGACAGA ATTGTGGCAGTGCAGCCGGGGGCGTGGAAGAGGATGGTGAAGCGGAGGCAGGATGGATTGAGGGTGCTGCCATTCTACTGTCAGTGGTGTGTGTGGTCCTGGTGACGGCCTTTAATGACTGGAGTAAAGAAAAGCAGTTCCGTGGCCTTCAGAGCCGCATCGAGCAGGAGCAGAAGTTCACCGTGGTCAGAGGGGGCCAGATGGTCCAGATCAAAGTATCAGAAATTGTCGTCGGCGACATTGCACAAGTAAAATATG GTGACCTCCTTCCTGCTGATGGCATCCTGATTCAGGGCAACGATCTGAAGATTGATGAGAGCTCTCTGACCGGAGAGTCAGATCATGTCAAGAAGACTCTTGACAAAGATCCCATGCTGCTGTCAG gTACCCATGTGATGGAGGGTTCTGGCAAGATTCTGGTCTGTGCTGTCGGTATTAACTCTCAGACTGGAATCATCTTCTCGTTGCTTGGAGCCAgtgaagaagatggagaggagaaagcggaaaaagaaaagaaaaaagagaagctgaaagaggaactgaaaaaaaagaagattaagGACAAAAAAA GTAAAAAAGATGATAAAAGCAAGAAAG GAACAGACAAGGATGGTGTGGAGATGCAGCCACTCAAGGAAGATGGAGAAttagacaagaagaagaaaaacctaCCAAAGAAGGAGAAGTCAGTTCTCCAGGGGAAGCTGACCAAACTGGCTGTGCAGATTGGCGAAGCAG GTCTTTTTATGTCGGCTCTCACAGTCCTCATCCTCATCACTCGCTTCCTGATCGACACCTTCTGGGTGCAGGGGGTTCCCTGGTCCAAAGAGTGTATGCCCATCTATATGCAGTTCTTTGTCAAGTTCTTTATCATTGGTGTGACAGTGCTGGTGGTAGCTGTGCCTGAAGGTCTCCCTCTGGCTGTCACCATCTCCCTGGCATATTCAGTCAAG aaaatgatGAAGGATAACAATCTTGTCCGTCACCTGGATGCCTGTGAGACGATGGGCAATGCCACAGCAATCTGCTCCGACAAGACAGGCACCCTCACTATGAACCGCATGACAGTGGTGCAGACGTACATTGCAGGACGCTACTACAAAAAGGTGCCGGAACCGGGCCTGATTCCTGCGAGGATCTTGGACCTACTCATCCAAGGCATTGGGGTCAACTGCGCCTACACCACCAAGATTATG CCTccagagaaggagggagggctGCCTCGTCAGATAGGAAACAAGACTGAATGTGCCTTACTGGGATTCTCCCTGGACCTGCGACGTGACTACCAAACTGTTCGCAATGAAATCCCAGAGGAGAAGCTCTTCAAGGTCTACACCTTCAACTCTGTGAGGAAGTCTATGAGCACTGTACTGAAGAACTATGATGGCAGCTACCGGATGTACAGCAAGGGGGCCTCTGAAATCCTGCTCAGGAA GTGCTGTAAGATCCTTGTGTCTAGCGGCGATGCCAAATCCTTCAAACCTCGGGACAGAGATGATCTGGTGAAGAAGGTGATTGAGCCGATGGCTTCAGAGGGCCTTAGGACCATCTGCCTCGCCTACAGAGACTTCCCAGCTTCTGAAGGAGAGCCTGACTGGGAAGATGAGGCACACATCCTCTCCGGTCTCACCTGCATCTCCGTGGTTGGCATTGAGGACCCTGTACGACCTGAG GTACCAGAGGCCATCAGAAAATGCCAGCGGGCCGGGATCACAGTCCGAATGGTGACGGGAGACAACATAAATACAGCACGGGCCATTGCTTCCAAGTGTGGCATACTGCAACCCGGAGACGACTTCCTGTGCATAGAGGGCAAAGAGTTTAACCGAAGGATCCGCAACCCAATGGGAGAG ATTGAGCAGGAGCGTATTGATAAGATTTGGCCTAAACTTAGAGTCCTCGCCAGATCTTCTCCAACAGATAAACACACCCTGGTGAAAG GTATCATCGACAGCACTGTGCTGGAGAAGAGGCAGGTTGTTGCAGTGACTGGGGATGGAACTAACGACGGTCCTGCCCTCAAGAAAGCAGACGTTGGCtttgccatg GGCATCGCTGGTACTGATGTGGCAAAGGAGGCATCTGACATCATCCTGACTGACGATAACTTCAGCAGCATCGTAAAGGCCGTGATGTGGGGAAGGAACGTCTACGACAGCATTTCCAAGTTTTTGCAGTTCCAGCTCACTGTCAATGTGGTTGCCGTCATCGTGGCCTTCACCGGAGCCTGCATCACCCAG GACTCTCCTCTGAAAGCTGTGCAGATGCTGTGGGTCAACCTCATCATGGATACCTTTGCTTCATTGGCTCTCGCCACTGAGCCCCCGACCGAGGCGCTGCTGCTCAGGGACCCTTACGGTCGCAAGAAGCCGCTTATTTCCCGCACCATGATGAAGAACATCCTCGGACACGGAGTCTACCAGCTGACAGTAATCTTCACCCTGCTCTTTGCTG GTGAGAAGATATTTGACATCGACAGTGGCAGGAACGCCCCCCTCCATGCCCCGCCCTCTGAGCACTACACCATTGTCTTCAACACGTTTGTCCTGATGCAGATCTTCAACGAGCTCAACGCACGCAAGATTCACGGCGAGAGGAATGTCTTTGAGGGTGTCTTCAACAACCCAATCTTCTGCTCTATCGTCCTCGGAACCTTTGTCATTCAG TTTGTCATTGTGCAGTTTGGAGGTAAACCATTCAGCTGTGTGCGTCTGAACATTGAGCAGTGGCTGTGGTGTACCTTTTTGGGCCTCGGCAGCCTCCTTTGGGGACAG CTGGTGTCCAGCATCCCAACCAAGTGGCTAAAGTTCCTGAAGACAGCGGGTCATGGAACGCAGCAGGAGGAGATCCCTGAGGAAGAgctggaggagatgaaggacCATGAGGAGATCGATCACGCTGAGATGGAAATGAGGAGGAGCCATGTGCTCTGGTGTCGTGGCCTAAACCGCATTCAGAAACAG ATCCGTGTGGTGAACGCCTTCAGGGACAGCGTATCTCCCTACGAAGGTCTGGAGACGCCCGAGTCTCGCAGCTCCATCCACAATTTCATGACCGCCCCCGAGTTCCGCATTGAGGACTCTGAGCCTCAGATACCCATGATCGATGAGGTCGATGGGGAGGACGAGGCTCCTACTAAACGGAACTCCACCGGCGCCATTCCACCCCCGCTGACCATACTGTCCAACCTGCAGCCACTCTCAACCAACCAGAACAACAATGCCACGGAGCGCATTGTTCCGCTGCATAAGGACGCCTCCAGGCCCGGTCTGAACCAGCCCAACTCAGCAACTCTGCCGCCTTGTCCGGGGAGCCCGCTGCACAGCCTGGAGACCTCGCTCTGA
- the LOC109986004 gene encoding plasma membrane calcium-transporting ATPase 1 isoform X1, translating into MASNSVRGSRHGRRAEANHEAEFSCSLQDLRALMELRGPESVTKIQECYGDVNGLCARLRTSPVDGLDGSSEDIDRRKQEFGQNLIPPKKPKTFVQLVWEALQDVTLIILEVAAIISLGLSFYKPPDAERQNCGSAAGGVEEDGEAEAGWIEGAAILLSVVCVVLVTAFNDWSKEKQFRGLQSRIEQEQKFTVVRGGQMVQIKVSEIVVGDIAQVKYGDLLPADGILIQGNDLKIDESSLTGESDHVKKTLDKDPMLLSGTHVMEGSGKILVCAVGINSQTGIIFSLLGASEEDGEEKAEKEKKKEKLKEELKKKKIKDKKSKKDDKSKKAGTDKDGVEMQPLKEDGELDKKKKNLPKKEKSVLQGKLTKLAVQIGEAGLFMSALTVLILITRFLIDTFWVQGVPWSKECMPIYMQFFVKFFIIGVTVLVVAVPEGLPLAVTISLAYSVKKMMKDNNLVRHLDACETMGNATAICSDKTGTLTMNRMTVVQTYIAGRYYKKVPEPGLIPARILDLLIQGIGVNCAYTTKIMPPEKEGGLPRQIGNKTECALLGFSLDLRRDYQTVRNEIPEEKLFKVYTFNSVRKSMSTVLKNYDGSYRMYSKGASEILLRKCCKILVSSGDAKSFKPRDRDDLVKKVIEPMASEGLRTICLAYRDFPASEGEPDWEDEAHILSGLTCISVVGIEDPVRPEVPEAIRKCQRAGITVRMVTGDNINTARAIASKCGILQPGDDFLCIEGKEFNRRIRNPMGEIEQERIDKIWPKLRVLARSSPTDKHTLVKGIIDSTVLEKRQVVAVTGDGTNDGPALKKADVGFAMGIAGTDVAKEASDIILTDDNFSSIVKAVMWGRNVYDSISKFLQFQLTVNVVAVIVAFTGACITQDSPLKAVQMLWVNLIMDTFASLALATEPPTEALLLRDPYGRKKPLISRTMMKNILGHGVYQLTVIFTLLFAGEKIFDIDSGRNAPLHAPPSEHYTIVFNTFVLMQIFNELNARKIHGERNVFEGVFNNPIFCSIVLGTFVIQFVIVQFGGKPFSCVRLNIEQWLWCTFLGLGSLLWGQLVSSIPTKWLKFLKTAGHGTQQEEIPEEELEEMKDHEEIDHAEMEMRRSHVLWCRGLNRIQKQIRVVNAFRDSVSPYEGLETPESRSSIHNFMTAPEFRIEDSEPQIPMIDEVDGEDEAPTKRNSTGAIPPPLTILSNLQPLSTNQNNNATERIVPLHKDASRPGLNQPNSATLPPCPGSPLHSLETSL; encoded by the exons ATGGCCAGCAACTCAGTTCGGGGGTCCAGACATGGCCGACGCGCCGAGGCCAACCATGAGGCGGAGTTCAGCTGCTCACTACAGGATCTGCGCGCTCTCATGGAGCTCAGAGGACCAGAATCTGTGACCAAGATTCAGGAGTGTTATGGAGATGTTAATGGACTGTGTGCCAGACTGAGGACATCGCCTGTTGATG GTTTAGACGGAAGTTCAGAGGACATCGACCGAAGAAAACAGGAGTTTGGACAGAACCTCATCCCTCCTAAAAAGCCAAAAACCTTTGTGCAGTTAGTCTGGGAAGCCCTGCAGGATGTGACTTTGATAATCCTGGAGGTGGCAGCCATTATTTCACTAGGCCTTTCTTTCTACAAACCACCAGATGCTGAGAGACAGA ATTGTGGCAGTGCAGCCGGGGGCGTGGAAGAGGATGGTGAAGCGGAGGCAGGATGGATTGAGGGTGCTGCCATTCTACTGTCAGTGGTGTGTGTGGTCCTGGTGACGGCCTTTAATGACTGGAGTAAAGAAAAGCAGTTCCGTGGCCTTCAGAGCCGCATCGAGCAGGAGCAGAAGTTCACCGTGGTCAGAGGGGGCCAGATGGTCCAGATCAAAGTATCAGAAATTGTCGTCGGCGACATTGCACAAGTAAAATATG GTGACCTCCTTCCTGCTGATGGCATCCTGATTCAGGGCAACGATCTGAAGATTGATGAGAGCTCTCTGACCGGAGAGTCAGATCATGTCAAGAAGACTCTTGACAAAGATCCCATGCTGCTGTCAG gTACCCATGTGATGGAGGGTTCTGGCAAGATTCTGGTCTGTGCTGTCGGTATTAACTCTCAGACTGGAATCATCTTCTCGTTGCTTGGAGCCAgtgaagaagatggagaggagaaagcggaaaaagaaaagaaaaaagagaagctgaaagaggaactgaaaaaaaagaagattaagGACAAAAAAA GTAAAAAAGATGATAAAAGCAAGAAAG CAGGAACAGACAAGGATGGTGTGGAGATGCAGCCACTCAAGGAAGATGGAGAAttagacaagaagaagaaaaacctaCCAAAGAAGGAGAAGTCAGTTCTCCAGGGGAAGCTGACCAAACTGGCTGTGCAGATTGGCGAAGCAG GTCTTTTTATGTCGGCTCTCACAGTCCTCATCCTCATCACTCGCTTCCTGATCGACACCTTCTGGGTGCAGGGGGTTCCCTGGTCCAAAGAGTGTATGCCCATCTATATGCAGTTCTTTGTCAAGTTCTTTATCATTGGTGTGACAGTGCTGGTGGTAGCTGTGCCTGAAGGTCTCCCTCTGGCTGTCACCATCTCCCTGGCATATTCAGTCAAG aaaatgatGAAGGATAACAATCTTGTCCGTCACCTGGATGCCTGTGAGACGATGGGCAATGCCACAGCAATCTGCTCCGACAAGACAGGCACCCTCACTATGAACCGCATGACAGTGGTGCAGACGTACATTGCAGGACGCTACTACAAAAAGGTGCCGGAACCGGGCCTGATTCCTGCGAGGATCTTGGACCTACTCATCCAAGGCATTGGGGTCAACTGCGCCTACACCACCAAGATTATG CCTccagagaaggagggagggctGCCTCGTCAGATAGGAAACAAGACTGAATGTGCCTTACTGGGATTCTCCCTGGACCTGCGACGTGACTACCAAACTGTTCGCAATGAAATCCCAGAGGAGAAGCTCTTCAAGGTCTACACCTTCAACTCTGTGAGGAAGTCTATGAGCACTGTACTGAAGAACTATGATGGCAGCTACCGGATGTACAGCAAGGGGGCCTCTGAAATCCTGCTCAGGAA GTGCTGTAAGATCCTTGTGTCTAGCGGCGATGCCAAATCCTTCAAACCTCGGGACAGAGATGATCTGGTGAAGAAGGTGATTGAGCCGATGGCTTCAGAGGGCCTTAGGACCATCTGCCTCGCCTACAGAGACTTCCCAGCTTCTGAAGGAGAGCCTGACTGGGAAGATGAGGCACACATCCTCTCCGGTCTCACCTGCATCTCCGTGGTTGGCATTGAGGACCCTGTACGACCTGAG GTACCAGAGGCCATCAGAAAATGCCAGCGGGCCGGGATCACAGTCCGAATGGTGACGGGAGACAACATAAATACAGCACGGGCCATTGCTTCCAAGTGTGGCATACTGCAACCCGGAGACGACTTCCTGTGCATAGAGGGCAAAGAGTTTAACCGAAGGATCCGCAACCCAATGGGAGAG ATTGAGCAGGAGCGTATTGATAAGATTTGGCCTAAACTTAGAGTCCTCGCCAGATCTTCTCCAACAGATAAACACACCCTGGTGAAAG GTATCATCGACAGCACTGTGCTGGAGAAGAGGCAGGTTGTTGCAGTGACTGGGGATGGAACTAACGACGGTCCTGCCCTCAAGAAAGCAGACGTTGGCtttgccatg GGCATCGCTGGTACTGATGTGGCAAAGGAGGCATCTGACATCATCCTGACTGACGATAACTTCAGCAGCATCGTAAAGGCCGTGATGTGGGGAAGGAACGTCTACGACAGCATTTCCAAGTTTTTGCAGTTCCAGCTCACTGTCAATGTGGTTGCCGTCATCGTGGCCTTCACCGGAGCCTGCATCACCCAG GACTCTCCTCTGAAAGCTGTGCAGATGCTGTGGGTCAACCTCATCATGGATACCTTTGCTTCATTGGCTCTCGCCACTGAGCCCCCGACCGAGGCGCTGCTGCTCAGGGACCCTTACGGTCGCAAGAAGCCGCTTATTTCCCGCACCATGATGAAGAACATCCTCGGACACGGAGTCTACCAGCTGACAGTAATCTTCACCCTGCTCTTTGCTG GTGAGAAGATATTTGACATCGACAGTGGCAGGAACGCCCCCCTCCATGCCCCGCCCTCTGAGCACTACACCATTGTCTTCAACACGTTTGTCCTGATGCAGATCTTCAACGAGCTCAACGCACGCAAGATTCACGGCGAGAGGAATGTCTTTGAGGGTGTCTTCAACAACCCAATCTTCTGCTCTATCGTCCTCGGAACCTTTGTCATTCAG TTTGTCATTGTGCAGTTTGGAGGTAAACCATTCAGCTGTGTGCGTCTGAACATTGAGCAGTGGCTGTGGTGTACCTTTTTGGGCCTCGGCAGCCTCCTTTGGGGACAG CTGGTGTCCAGCATCCCAACCAAGTGGCTAAAGTTCCTGAAGACAGCGGGTCATGGAACGCAGCAGGAGGAGATCCCTGAGGAAGAgctggaggagatgaaggacCATGAGGAGATCGATCACGCTGAGATGGAAATGAGGAGGAGCCATGTGCTCTGGTGTCGTGGCCTAAACCGCATTCAGAAACAG ATCCGTGTGGTGAACGCCTTCAGGGACAGCGTATCTCCCTACGAAGGTCTGGAGACGCCCGAGTCTCGCAGCTCCATCCACAATTTCATGACCGCCCCCGAGTTCCGCATTGAGGACTCTGAGCCTCAGATACCCATGATCGATGAGGTCGATGGGGAGGACGAGGCTCCTACTAAACGGAACTCCACCGGCGCCATTCCACCCCCGCTGACCATACTGTCCAACCTGCAGCCACTCTCAACCAACCAGAACAACAATGCCACGGAGCGCATTGTTCCGCTGCATAAGGACGCCTCCAGGCCCGGTCTGAACCAGCCCAACTCAGCAACTCTGCCGCCTTGTCCGGGGAGCCCGCTGCACAGCCTGGAGACCTCGCTCTGA